A genomic stretch from Caulobacter sp. FWC2 includes:
- a CDS encoding MFS transporter, which translates to MDFSKAPAPSEKIGRYRWVIVSLLFAAMVINYVDRQTIGLLKADLSKEFGWDETHYADLVFYFQMAYAIAYLAWGKIMDKIGARWGFGVAFAIWQIAHIAHAAAAGFGGFVAARMGLGIGEAGGFPGGIKAVAEWFPKKERAFATGLFNAGTNIGAIVTPLVVPGIVLAFGWQMAFIVTGIAGLVWLPIWLLVYRRPREQKNLGAAELAYIEQDPADPVEKIGWAKLLTKRETWAFALGKFLIDPIWWMFLFWLPDFLGKRYGLDLKSFGPPLIAIYLLSDVGSVAGGWMSSTLMKNGATINKARKLTMLVCALLAVPVMFAAKADSVWLAVLIIGVATAAHQGFSANLYTLPSDVFPRAAVGSVVGIGGMLGAFGGMAFSKYIGKVLDQIGSYTPIFIVAGSAYLIALLVIHLLTPKMEPVKI; encoded by the coding sequence ATGGACTTTTCGAAAGCGCCCGCCCCGTCCGAAAAGATCGGACGGTACCGTTGGGTGATCGTCAGCCTGCTGTTCGCGGCGATGGTCATCAACTACGTCGATCGCCAGACGATCGGCCTGCTGAAAGCGGACCTGTCGAAGGAATTCGGCTGGGACGAGACCCACTACGCCGACCTCGTGTTCTACTTCCAGATGGCGTACGCGATCGCGTACCTGGCCTGGGGCAAGATCATGGACAAGATCGGGGCCCGCTGGGGCTTCGGCGTCGCGTTCGCGATCTGGCAGATCGCCCACATCGCCCACGCGGCGGCGGCCGGCTTCGGCGGCTTCGTGGCCGCCCGCATGGGCCTGGGCATCGGTGAAGCCGGCGGCTTCCCCGGCGGCATCAAGGCCGTGGCCGAGTGGTTCCCGAAGAAGGAACGCGCCTTCGCCACCGGCCTGTTCAACGCTGGCACCAATATCGGCGCCATCGTCACGCCGCTGGTCGTTCCCGGCATCGTCCTGGCGTTCGGCTGGCAGATGGCCTTCATCGTCACCGGCATCGCCGGCCTGGTCTGGCTGCCGATCTGGTTGCTGGTCTATCGCCGCCCGCGCGAGCAGAAGAACCTGGGCGCCGCAGAGCTGGCCTATATCGAGCAGGATCCGGCCGACCCCGTCGAGAAGATCGGCTGGGCCAAGCTGCTGACCAAGCGCGAGACCTGGGCCTTCGCCCTGGGCAAGTTCCTGATCGACCCGATCTGGTGGATGTTCCTGTTCTGGCTGCCGGACTTCCTGGGCAAGCGCTACGGCCTGGACCTGAAGTCGTTCGGCCCGCCGCTGATCGCCATCTATCTGCTGAGCGACGTCGGTTCGGTCGCCGGCGGCTGGATGTCGTCGACCCTGATGAAGAACGGCGCCACCATCAACAAGGCCCGCAAGCTGACCATGCTGGTCTGCGCCCTGCTGGCCGTGCCGGTGATGTTCGCCGCCAAGGCCGACAGCGTCTGGCTGGCCGTGCTGATCATCGGCGTCGCCACCGCGGCGCACCAGGGCTTCTCGGCCAACCTCTACACCCTGCCGTCGGACGTGTTCCCGCGCGCCGCGGTCGGCTCGGTCGTCGGTATCGGCGGCATGCTGGGCGCCTTCGGGGGCATGGCCTTCTCGAAGTACATCGGCAAGGTCCTGGACCAGATCGGCAGCTACACCCCGATCTTCATCGTCGCCGGCAGCGCCTATCTGATCGCCCTGCTGGTCATCCACCTGCTGACACCCAAGATGGAGCCGGTGAAGATCTAG
- a CDS encoding oxidoreductase yields MAASPLHVAPLKVALVGYGYVGKTFHAPLIAATPGLSLHTVVSSDPAKVAADFPDVRVVAELEAALADPAIDLVVIATPNALHAPQAIAALNAGKAVVVDKPFAVTAAEAQTMADAAKAAGKLLAVFHNRRWDSDFLTLQRLMAEGVLGEIVQFESHFDRFRPVVRDRWRERAGPGAGAWMDLGPHLLDQSLALFGQPLAIAADIGVQRHGAGADDYFHVTLRYPVLRVILHGSLLTAAADLRLAVHGTKASFVKHGLDPQEGQLKAGMTPGAAGYGVDARPGVLTTVENDAQVHAPVPPEPSDYRSFYAGVRDAVLHGAASPVPVEQALRAMALLELAQRASDERRELPI; encoded by the coding sequence ATGGCCGCCTCCCCTCTCCACGTCGCGCCCCTCAAAGTGGCTCTGGTCGGCTACGGCTATGTCGGCAAGACCTTCCACGCCCCGCTGATCGCCGCGACGCCGGGCCTTTCGTTGCACACGGTAGTGTCCAGCGATCCGGCCAAGGTCGCCGCCGACTTTCCGGACGTCCGCGTCGTCGCCGAGCTCGAGGCGGCCCTGGCCGATCCCGCCATCGACCTGGTGGTCATCGCCACCCCCAACGCCCTGCACGCGCCCCAGGCGATCGCCGCGCTGAACGCCGGCAAGGCCGTCGTCGTCGACAAGCCCTTCGCCGTCACCGCCGCCGAGGCCCAGACCATGGCCGATGCCGCCAAGGCCGCCGGCAAGCTGCTGGCCGTGTTCCACAACCGCCGCTGGGACAGCGACTTTCTCACCCTCCAGCGCTTGATGGCTGAGGGCGTCCTGGGCGAGATCGTCCAGTTCGAGAGCCATTTCGACCGCTTTCGCCCCGTGGTGCGCGACCGCTGGCGCGAGCGGGCCGGCCCGGGCGCCGGCGCCTGGATGGACCTTGGCCCCCACCTGCTGGACCAGTCCCTCGCCCTGTTCGGCCAGCCCCTGGCCATCGCCGCCGATATCGGCGTGCAGCGTCACGGCGCGGGCGCGGACGACTATTTCCACGTCACCCTGCGCTATCCGGTCCTGCGGGTGATCCTGCACGGCAGCCTGCTGACCGCCGCCGCCGACCTGCGCCTGGCCGTCCACGGCACCAAGGCCAGCTTCGTCAAACACGGCCTCGACCCGCAGGAGGGCCAGTTGAAGGCTGGCATGACTCCGGGCGCGGCCGGCTATGGCGTCGACGCCCGCCCGGGCGTGCTGACCACGGTGGAGAACGACGCCCAGGTCCACGCTCCCGTCCCGCCCGAACCGTCGGACTATCGATCCTTCTACGCCGGCGTTCGCGACGCCGTACTCCACGGCGCCGCCTCCCCCGTGCCGGTGGAGCAGGCGCTACGGGCGATGGCGCTGCTGGAACTGGCCCAGCGCGCTTCGGACGAACGGCGAGAGCTGCCGATTTAG
- a CDS encoding PQQ-dependent sugar dehydrogenase has protein sequence MRASLLTASAALAAALVACGPAPAQTQAGAPVESRPANAPGQKPAFVGQTRAPGLNSGVVGQYTTLASGLSHPWGMAFLPTGDLLLTERAGRLRIFGKDGKLSPAVQGLPAVFAEGQGGLLGVALDPAYAKNGLVYWAYAEADGGVNGTAVARGKLVLSAPGGPAPKLENVQVLWRQAPKMDSALHFGGRLVFAKDGTLFITTGERSILEGRVQAQHLDATLGKVIRINADGSIPKDNPFVKTPGAKPEIWSLGHRNLQAAALDPSGRLWTVEHGARGGDELNHPEAGKNYGWATITYGEEYSGKPIGDGVTAKPGMEQPVYYWDPVIAPSGMAFYESNLFPALKGSVLIGSLREKHVDRLVLKDGKVVGEERLFTDIGGRVRDVAVGPDGAIYVLTDEEDGKLIKVTPKG, from the coding sequence ATGCGCGCTTCCTTGCTCACCGCCTCCGCCGCCCTCGCCGCCGCTCTGGTCGCCTGTGGTCCCGCTCCCGCCCAGACCCAGGCCGGAGCGCCCGTCGAGAGCCGCCCGGCCAATGCGCCCGGCCAGAAGCCGGCCTTCGTGGGCCAAACCCGCGCGCCGGGCCTGAACTCCGGCGTGGTTGGCCAGTACACGACCCTGGCCAGCGGCCTCTCCCACCCGTGGGGCATGGCCTTCCTGCCCACTGGCGACCTCCTGTTGACCGAGCGGGCGGGACGCCTGCGGATCTTCGGCAAGGACGGCAAGCTGTCGCCGGCCGTCCAGGGCCTGCCGGCGGTGTTCGCCGAGGGTCAGGGGGGCCTGCTGGGCGTGGCCCTGGACCCCGCCTACGCCAAGAACGGCCTGGTCTACTGGGCCTATGCAGAAGCCGACGGCGGCGTGAACGGCACGGCCGTGGCGCGCGGCAAACTCGTCTTAAGCGCCCCTGGGGGTCCTGCCCCGAAACTGGAGAACGTCCAGGTCCTCTGGCGCCAGGCGCCGAAGATGGACAGCGCCCTGCACTTCGGCGGCCGCCTGGTGTTCGCCAAGGATGGCACGCTGTTCATCACCACCGGCGAGCGTTCGATCCTGGAGGGCCGCGTCCAAGCCCAGCACCTGGACGCCACGCTCGGCAAGGTGATCCGCATCAACGCCGACGGCTCGATCCCCAAGGACAACCCGTTCGTGAAGACGCCCGGCGCCAAGCCGGAGATCTGGTCGCTGGGCCACCGCAACCTGCAGGCCGCCGCCCTCGATCCCAGCGGCAGGCTGTGGACCGTCGAGCACGGCGCGCGCGGCGGCGACGAACTGAACCACCCCGAGGCCGGCAAGAACTACGGCTGGGCCACGATCACCTATGGCGAGGAATATTCCGGCAAGCCGATCGGCGACGGCGTCACCGCCAAGCCCGGCATGGAGCAGCCGGTCTACTACTGGGACCCGGTGATCGCCCCCTCGGGCATGGCCTTCTACGAGTCCAACCTGTTCCCGGCCCTGAAAGGCAGCGTGCTGATCGGCTCGCTGAGGGAAAAGCACGTCGACCGCCTGGTCCTCAAGGACGGCAAGGTCGTCGGCGAGGAACGCCTGTTCACCGACATCGGCGGCCGCGTGCGCGACGTCGCCGTCGGCCCGGACGGCGCGATCTATGTCCTGACCGACGA